From the Leishmania donovani BPK282A1 complete genome, chromosome 30 genome, one window contains:
- a CDS encoding phosphatase 2C, putative, which yields MGLMLPKPILSKVVDRAGNSFVNAACASQNGFRNSMEDAHMLVATDDADVAYFGIFDGHSNAECSAYVARELPQRLKKLPETITAEMLEKVCIEVDEAYMKANTEGGTTGTFCVIRKDLTVTIANVGDSRILVCRGGKLIFATEDHKPYIPGETERIVACGGSVVSNRVDGDLAVSRAFGDASFKVKGTKDYRMQKVIAVPDVSVLQCEPNDFVILACDGVFEGNFSNEDVCQFVWEQQQNCWDDLAVVACRVCDEAIRCGSKDNISCLVVQLAEGASKVKLFGATSFVPGPPFPRNQQPCRAAYAQMAELGHTTTAAALQTRYQLLQAFSKNKLNSQPPVMRTAFEMSDEVDVETEWSFFGKGPAPGNEKSFFEALANTGNSS from the coding sequence ATGGGCCTTATGCTACCGAAGCCGATCCTTAGCAAGGTCGTGGATCGTGCAGGGAACTCTTTTGTAaacgccgcctgcgcctcgcAGAACGGCTTTCGCAACTCCATGGAGGATGCGCACATGCTAGTCGCtaccgacgacgccgacgtggCGTACTTTGGCATCTTCGATGGACATAGTAACGCCGAGTGTAGCGCCTACGTGGCGAGGGAGCTGCCACAGCGGCTAAAGAAGCTGCCGGAGACGATCACGGCGGAGATGTTAGAGAAGGTATGCATAGAGGTGGATGAGGCTTACATGAAGGCCAACACCGAgggcggcaccaccggcacCTTTTGCGTCATCCGCAAGGACCTCACAGTGACCATCGCTAACGTCGGCGACTCCCGCATCctcgtctgccgcggcggcaaacTGATTTTCGCCACTGAGGACCACAAGCCGTACATTCCGGGAGAGACGGAGCGCATCGTTgcctgcggcggcagtgtAGTCAGCAACCGCGTCGACGGAGACCTTGCTGTATCGCGCGCCTTCGGTGATGCGTCTTTCAAGGTAAAGGGGACGAAGGACTACCGAATGCAGAAGGTGATTGCCGTGCCCGACGTGTCGGTGCTGCAATGCGAGCCGAACGACTTTGTCATTCTCGCCTGTGACGGCGTCTTCGAGGGCAACTTCTCCAACGAGGACGTTTGCCAGTTTGTgtgggagcagcagcaaaacTGCTGGGACGACTTGGCGGTTGTAGCGTGCCGCGTTTGCGATGAGGCGATCCGGTGCGGCAGCAAGGACAACATCTCCTGCTTAGTGGTGCAGCTGGCCGAGGGCGCTTCCAAGGTAAAGTTGTTCGGCGCCACATCCTTCGTCCCGGGGCCGCCATTTCCGCGCAATCAGCAgccctgccgcgccgcctacGCGCAGATGGCGGAGCTCGGCCAcaccacgacggcggcagcgctacAGACGCGCTACCAGCTTCTGCAGGCGTTCTCCAAGAACAAGTTGAATTCGCAGCCGCCTGTGATGCGAACCGCCTTCGAGATGAGCGACGAGGTGGATGTGGAGACGGAATGGTCCTTCTTCGGCAAGGGCCCCGCGCCAGGAAACGAGAAGAGCTTCTTTGAGGCGCTCGCCAATACGGGCAACAGCTCGTAG
- a CDS encoding PAP2 family protein, putative — protein MSLLETARLVWDYTHLSAVEMRRGEALAYEHRQHAAALATTAETSATPSEPPHWRSWAMTEVVYRQHDLLSKLFGISSIVPVAMMMLLAGLTSAPCRERRIPAMNLILYLILSVCLNVVLKATVRSPRPAHPAAGMSYTTVYGMPSDHAQFMAGFSVYLLRRWTRARRNRTERRKYSHLQQRKAASASAALARTSSPYALVALLLFATLFIGVGRVYNGYHTVGQALVGWMVGIALAFACTTAHVQRGFTWVSEKVLVPVMLVCTFWTEAIC, from the coding sequence ATGTCGTTGTTAGAGACGGCGAGGCTGGTGTGGGACTACACGCATCTGTCGGCCGTGGAGATGCGGCGCGGTGAGGCATTGGCATATGAGCACCGACAGCATGCTGCAGCTCTAGCGACCACAGCGGAAACGTCGGCCACGCCATCAGAGCCCCCTCACTGGAGGTCGTGGGCGATGACGGAGGTTGTCTATCGCCAGCACGACCTGCTCAGCAAGCTCTTCGGCATCTCCTCTATCGTGCCTgtggcgatgatgatgcTCTTGGCTGGGCTGACGAGTGCGCCATGCCGCGAGCGTCGCATACCCGCCATGAATCTTATTCTTTACCTCATCCTGAGCGTGTGCCTGAACGTGGTGCTCAAGGCAACCGTCCGCAGCCCACGCCCCGCTCACCCAGCAGCAGGCATGAGCTACACCACAGTGTACGGAATGCCGAGCGACCACGCACAGTTCATGGCGGGCTTTTCCGTTTacctcctgcgccgctggaCACGCGCGCGACGCAATCGCACGGAACGGCGCAAATATAGTCATCTTCAGCAGCGGAAGGCCGCCTCCgcatcggcggcgttggcAAGGACCTCATCGCCGTATGCACTGGTGGCATTGCTGCTGTTCGCGACGCTTTTCATCGGCGTCGGCCGTGTCTACAATGGCTACCACACCGTTGGGCAAGCGCTCGTGGGGTGGATGGTGGGGATTGCGCTGGCGTTCGCGTGCACCACCGCACACGTGCAGCGCGGGTTCACGTGGGTGTCGGAGAAGGTGCTAGTGCCAGTCATGCTTGTGTGCACTTTCTGGACGGAAGCGATCTGCTGA
- a CDS encoding WD-40 repeat protein, which produces MDRGYPRRREGGASFGGGGFGGVGGFSGGFGGPPAGGPGDPPVGGPGGPRRRFRSDFDPEEYAPRRKLHGQRPVDFYSPAIRHVLTRLVPRSTPYSYHVAPHEYYTKDLVTASVTNYNASTALCTQWVNTSYHPDSKGGRIRTPLYALQWSPSGRRLLCSTGRGEFLLFNGQSFGVEVKTVAHEDNRPCRAIAWGRRHDLILSGDDAGKLKMWMSNFVFMSEVDTSHRAVREISWAPLELKFCTAGQDGSAKVWDTNTVGAHTATAGASDGNQAVLEEVKLEGHGGDVTTAHWHPYRALIATGSQDTQCRLWDPRTASRGSIAALHGHSQALTCVRWHPDGRTLLSASKDGTVKLWDIRKTQPEVKRFTGHTDAVDKVDWHPTVSDLFASTGADGSVMYWMVAEGDGTMTHGVEEVVHDAAMIEAAHEKFRDKPNPVHCVAWSPLGNILASSGHEVKYWTRNKPGALEEKERGVESDILDEQGQVMV; this is translated from the coding sequence ATGGATCGCGGCTACCCACGACGGCGCGAGGGTGGCGCcagcttcggcggcggcgggttTGGCGGTGTTGGTGGATTCAGTGGCGGCTTTGGCGGCCCCCCGGCTGGCGGACCAGGCGACCCTCCGGTCGGCGGACCAGGCggcccgcggcggcgctttcGTAGCGATTTCGACCCCGAGGAATATGCGCCGCGTCGCAAACTGCACGGCCAGCGACCGGTGGACTTCTACTCGCCTGCCATCCGGCACGTCCTCACACGTCTggtgccgcgcagcacaccgTACAGCTACCACGTTGCGCCGCACGAGTATTACACAAAGGACCTTGTCACGGCGAGTGTAACCAACTACAATGCGAGCACGGCGCTGTGCACGCAGTGGGTGAACACCTCGTACCACCCGGACAGCAAAGGCGGCCGCATCCGCACGCCACTCTACGCCCTGCAGTGGTCGCCGAGCGGGCGCCGTCTGCTGTGCTCCACCGGACGCGGCGAGTTCCTGCTGTTCAACGGGCAGTCCTTTGGCGTGGAGGTGAAGACGGTGGCTCACGAGGACAACCGCCCGTGCCGCGCCATCGCGTGGGGCCGTCGCCACGACCTCATCCtcagcggcgatgacgccggAAAGCTCAAGATGTGGATGTCCAACTTTGTTTTCATGTCAGAGGTCGACACGAGCCACCGCGCCGTGCGCGAGATCTCGTGGGCGCCTCTGGAGCTAAAGTTCTGCACGGCTGGCCAGGATGGGTCGGCGAAGGTGTGGGACACGAACACGGTtggcgcacacaccgccactgccggcgcGAGCGATGGCAATCAggccgtgctggaggaggtgaagctTGAGGGCCACGGCGGTGATGTGACGACGGCGCACTGGCACCCCTATCGAGCTCTCATTGCCACCGGCAGTCAAGACACGCAGTGCCGACTGTGGGACCCCCGCACAGCTTCTcgcggcagcatcgcggCCTTGCACGGCCACAGCCAGGCGCTGACGTGCGTGCGGTGGCACCCGGATGGAAGGACGCTGCTGAGCGCGTCGAAGGATGGGACGGTGAAGTTGTGGGACATACGCAAGACGCAGCCTGAGGTGAAGCGTTTCACTGGGCACACGGACGCTGTAGATAAGGTTGACTGGCACCCGACGGTATCGGACCTGTTTGCGAGCACAGGGGCAGACGGAAGCGTGATGTACTGGATGGTAGCCGAGGGAGACGGCACCATGACCCAtggcgtggaggaggtcgTCCACGACGCGGCGATGATCGAGGCGGCTCATGAGAAGTTTCGCGACAAGCCAAACCCGGTGCACTGTGTTGCCTGGTCTCCGCTGGGCAACATCCTCGCGTCTAGCGGCCATGAGGTCAAGTACTGGACTCGCAACAAACCAGGCGCGctggaagagaaggagcgcgGCGTCGAGAGCGACATCCTGGACGAGCAAGGCCAAGTGATGGTGTGA